One genomic window of Ziziphus jujuba cultivar Dongzao chromosome 4, ASM3175591v1 includes the following:
- the LOC107416216 gene encoding uncharacterized protein LOC107416216, translating to MASDIIFLPAAKLRVLAERIHLIERTNLADIQFASTTEEVVYLRISNSNLQSVGSILDASDAAVTKYASDAVRRPIASLIFAYTETCLNNALQIFNNYTVRKDNLDKITTHLQNLIKELDDLDTSNSADVTALTEKIEKFNEAITNYTKMTANTRASEDFSRRLKDSGIDFPTLVRRYQANLGFSGQFEKLTDEQKILVYDSIIEASGRGKVLTHKVLKAISVPGSFRSNQLKDITIEDAFGKAVLLKNAAVITWDVFTAEHPIKAVTRDAIVIAANKGGALLGDIVSAAMVTLEVAEASALFVTGVGFVVGFAAGFIVGQIAGAVFDAIFGSGGSDPLPNQDQLFYAATMPDGKELARLIA from the exons ATGGCTTCCGACATTATTTTCCTCCCCGCTGCAAAGCTCCGAGTGCTTGCCGAACGAATTCATCTCATTGAACGAACAAACTTAGCGGACATCCAATTTGCTTCAACAACCGAAGAAGTGGTTTATCTCCGAATCTCCAACTCCAATCTTCAATCCGTTGGGAGCATTCTAGATGCAAGTGATGCAGCAGTGACCAAGTATGCGAGCGACGCCGTTCGCCGTCCTATTGCTTCTCTCATCTTTGCTTACACAGAGACATGCCTCAACAATGCGCTGCAGATCTTCAACAACTACACTGTTCGAAAGGACAACCTTGACAAAATCACCACCCATCTCCAAAACCTTATCAAAGAATTGGATGATCTGGACACTTCCAATTCCGCCGATGTTACGGCTCTCACCGAGAAAATCGAGAAGTTCAACGAGGCTATTACCAACTACACCAAGATGACTGCAAATACCCGTGCTTCTGAAGATTTCTCTAGACGTCTCAAGGACAGCGGCATCGACTTCCCTACCTTGGTCCGAAG GTATCAGGCAAATCTTGGGTTTTCTGGACAATTTGAAAAGCTGACAGATGAACAGAAGATATTG gTGTATGATTCAATAATAGAGGCTTCAGGTCGGGGAAAAGTACTCACTCATAAAGTTCTAAAGGCAATTTCTGTGCCAGGAAGTTTTAGAAGCAATCAATTGAAAGATATAACCATTGAGGATGCTTTTGGAAAAGCAGTGCTGCTGAAGAATGCAGCAGTCATAACTTGGGATGTATTTACGGCTGAGCACCCAATCAAAGCAGTGACACGTGATGCAATTGTGATAGCAGCTAACAAAGGAGGGGCATTATTGGGAGATATAGTTTCAGCTGCCATGGTGACATTAGAGGTTGCAGAGGCATCTGCTCTGTTCGTTACAGGGGTTGGATTTGTGGTTGGCTTTGCGGCAGGTTTTATTGTTGGTCAAATTGCTGGCGCTGTTTTCGATGCAATTTTCGGCTCAGGAGGGTCTGATCCTCTGCCTAATCAAGACCAACTCTTCTATGCAGCTACTATGCCTGACGGCAAAGAGTTGGCCAGACTTATTGCCTAG
- the LOC107416219 gene encoding 23 kDa jasmonate-induced protein encodes MAGNVFGNPVTDELVQELYPGQKVTRKLKAQVAFQYINAGGKDVDAKNFVYGLKEQYGNGISAKCMIYNATGDTLTYSGKKDWHGHIYESPYPAKIQNGQWGAFLHVHPSWFAGSESAIVYRGYNDNDVVCDWMLSWGIPYVGDNHAYTEIREGHHYETDHWDYIKGLLESQSTRHEDTWNGCHSNVTIGEGTSPEFVGIMTLEGVTTKKKS; translated from the exons atggcAGGCAACGTATTTGGAAACCCCGTGACCGACGAGCTTGTGCAAGAACTTTATCCAGGCCAGAAAGTAACTCGCAAACTCAAAGCTCAAGTGGCTTTCCAATACATCAACGCCGGTGGTAAAGATGTGGATGCTAAAAACTTTGTCTATGGCCTTAAGGAGCAGTATGGCAATGGAATCTCGGCAAAGTGCATGATTTACAATGCCACCGGAGACACTTTAACATATTCCGGCAAAAAAGACTGGCATGGCCATATCTATGAATCTCCATACCCTGCCAAGATTCAAAATGGGCAGTGGGGTGCTTTTCTCCATGTCCACCCTTCTTGGTTTGCCGGTTCGGAATCCGCCATCGTCTACCGCGGCTACAACGATAACGATGTTGTCTGTGACTGGATGCTCTCTTGGGGCATTCCTTATGTTGGTGATAATCAT GCTTATACTGAAATTCGTGAAGGTCACCATTATGAAACTGATCATTGGGACTATATTAAAGGTTTGTTGGAAAGCCAATCTACTCGGCATGAGGATACTTGGAATGGATGTCATTCGAATGTGACAATTGGTGAAGGCACTTCTCCTGAATTTGTGGGAATAATGACCTTGGAGGGTGTCACTACTAAGAAAAAGtcttaa